The genomic region ACGAGTGGGGGCGGTGTGCGACGCGCTCGCTCAGGGGTGGATAGGAAGGTGCTCAGGGTGCCTCGAGGGCCTCACCACTTCCGTACCCCCTGGTGTGGTGAGCGGGCGGGGGACGCAGTGTTTGTGCAGGTCAGAGGGCGTCCCCCTGAAAGTTCTGAACGTCGCTTATGGAGCCCCGGTGCGGGGGTTATCAGAAGCCGATCCCGGGCCCGCGCTCAGTTCGTTCGGGGTGGTGAGGGGGGTGGTGAGCAGGCTTCCGGCGCCGTGGCGGGCGGTCGTCGGGCTCGGCGTGGTGTCGGAGAGCAGCAGCCTGGACTGCTGCCTGGGTGATCTGTGGTCCGAAGCGGTCGATGTCGTCGGCGGCGCGGGTGGCCGCGTGGGCGGGTCCGAGGTCGGCGCGGTCGCGGTTGAAGACGTTGATCCATTGGGCGCGTGCGTCGGCGACGGAGTCGGCGACGAGGTGGGCGGTGTTGCGGTGACGGCCGCGGGTCATGCCGACGTACGCCGACGCGGCGCCGGTCGTCTCGCCGATGAGCAGGTGCGCGTGGTCGACGGTGTCGCCCTGGGCGGCGTGCACGGTGGTGGCGAAGGCGAGCTCGACGTGGCGTCGGGCGTACTCGGCGGGCAGCCTCCGCTCGCCGCTCCGGCCGCGGACGAGGAGGGAGCCATCGTCGCCTACGGCCGCGACGGTCCAGGTGTCGCGGTTGGCGACGCCCAGGTCGCGGTCGTTGCGGCGGGTTGCGACGCGGTCGCCTTCACTGAGCTGTTCGCCGGCGGACGTTGTCAGGGTCGCCGCTTCGGACGACTCGACCGCGCCCTTGTCGGCGAGCCGTAGGTCGCGGATCGCGGCGTTGAGCAGACCCACCTGCTCGCGGGTGTCGGCGATGAGCAAGGGAGCCGCGCGCAGGTCGCCGGCGGCTGCCTGTGTGACGGCCGCGAGGCGCTCGACCTCGGTCGGGTGGATGACGATCTCGCCGCGGTCGACGAGCGTGTCAAAGACGCCGCCGCTGCATTCTCCGGTGCGCATCTGGAGGGTGAGGTCGGCGTAGGTGTCGTCGACGAAGCGGTGGACGGTGTCGAGCTCGACGCGTGCCTCATCCGGCGCCCAGCGGATGGCGACGTCGAAGGCGCCGCCGCGGCCGACGGCGGGCAGCTGATGTCGGTCGCCGACGAGCGCGACGCGGGCGCCGGAGTCGTCGGCGACGGTGAGCAGTGCGCGCATGACGTCCTGGTCGAGCATGCCGGCTTCGTCGACGAGCAGGAGGTCTCCCGGGAGGAGCCGCGCGAGTGCCTTCGGGCTCGGGTGGTCGTCAGCATCGACGCGGTGCCAGCGTCCGTCGTCGTCCCAACGGAAGCCGTGCTGGTGCACGAGCCAGGCGGCCGAGAAGGCGTCGCAGCCGACCTGCTCCCCCGCGACCTGCGCGGCCCTGAGGGTCGGGGTGACCACGACCAGTCGGTGCCCGTCGCTGTCGAGACCATCGCTGGCGGCCGCGAGGGTGGTGGTCTTGCCGGTGCCGGCCGCGCCCTCGACGACGACCAGTCGGCCCGTGCCGAGGAGTGCGCCGACGACGTCTCGTTGGCCCTGGTCGAGCTGCCGTCGGGCGACGACGGAGCCGATCTGGGCTGGCGTCCCGTGGTGCTCGGCTCGCGCGACCAGGCGGGCGACGATGTCGGACTCCACGGCGAGGACCTCGGGGGACGTGAGCGCGCGGACGTGGTCGGGTACGTCGTCGCGCCGCAGGAGCGGACTCGACGCCGCGATCGCGCGAGCGGTCAGGTCCTCACCCAGCTCGCGTCGTACGACACCGTCGACGATCACCCCGACATCGGCGACGATCCGTTCGCACTCCCCGCGGAGGTCGGCGGCGTTCCAGCTGGAGCGTCGGGCTCCGAGCCGCACCAGCGCGAGCTCGGCCACGGCGTCGCGGTTGATGCGCGCGATCGGCGTCGCGACCGGGATTGACGCGCTCGGGTCGGTGGGTGGCGTCGGAGGATCGAAGCCGAGGCCGCGCAGCTCGTCGATCCACCGCTGCGCGAGGTCGGCGCCGGATGCCGGCACGACCTTGTCGGGACGCGCCTCCGCCCAGGCTCGGCGATCCCATGCTTGTCGCTGGCTCGGTCCGGGCTCCTGGTCGGGGTGAGCCGCGCGCCACGCCGCTTCGTACTTGTCGACGTTGCGGTTGATCTGCGCGGCCCGGGCGCTGAACCTGCCGGCGTACGGCGCGAGCTCGGTGATCTCGCCGGAGCTGGCGTCGAGGGTGTAGCCGTGCGCGGCGAGAGAGCGCCGGAACTCAGGGTCACAGGCGACGGCGGCGTGCCCGATCCCGTTGATCGCCTCGATGCTGTCGACGACGCCGACGGAGTGCAGTCCGCGCCACGCTCCGCGGGCGAACACACGCGCGTTGATCTGCAGGTGGAGGTGGCGGTGCGGGTCGCCGGCGCGGGAGGTCTGGTGTCGTACGACGACTGCCTCGATCCGCTCGACCGGCACCTGGACCTGTCGACCGCGTGGCCCGACGCGAGTCGTGGCGTGGTCGGCAACCCAGCCGATGATCTCGGCGGCGGCGCGTTCCTGGGCGGCGTCGTACGCGTCGGCGATCGCGGGGTGGATCGCGGCCGCGAGTGACCAGGTCTTCGGCCCGTTGACCACGACCTCGACGAACCGGAGTCCGTGCTCGTCGCTGCGGAGCCGACCCTTCGCTGCACCGGTCTTGACGTCGTAGCCGGCGACCCAGCGTTCGTAGCTGTCGCCGTCGAGCACTCCTGCTACTTGGGCACCAGCGGTCGGTGTCGCGACGTAGTGGGTGGCGAGTCCGGTGCCCTCGGTCAGGTAGTAGTCGTCGACGCGTGATCGGTCGGCCTCGACGTAGCAGCGTGCGGCGGCAGCGGCGCCGCGGTAGAACTTCACCCCGCCGTGCACTCCCCCACTCACCGCCCGTCACTGCTCGTCACTTAACCTCGAAATGGCGCTCGGCCCGCCCCAGGGGGACGGGCCGAGCTGGTCGATCTACGGACCTTCGTAGCATGCGTGCCGCTGCTTAGTGAGTGCTGAGAGCGCTCAGGTGAGGACCTGTTTCGAGGTCCGGTGGACCTCGTCACTTCTCGTCAGGAAGCTCGCCAAGTTGAGGGGACCGTTCGCTGATCCAATGATGCCGAGGCCGGGCGCGAGGCGATGGGAACTGCCCGAGTAGACGATCGTCTCAAGGCTTCGATGCGAGGTGGCCTGCACGATGACGAGCGAACTGTGCCCTCTGCTCAGGTGTCACCGACGTCAAAGAGCGGCCCAACAGCCCGCTCACCAGAGCCGCCACGTCGCCGGACGTCTGCCGTCCAGGCGCGACCACACCACTGGAGCCGACGGTGAGGTAACCGTGCTCAAAGAGGGCGTCGCACCCGGCGGCACACGCAAGGAAGGCTGCGGCGGAGAATTTCAGACGCTGGTCATGGGTCAGCTCGCGCCTGGGAACGATGTGGGCCGCGATGAGGAGAGCCTTCGGGAAGACCCGGCCGCAGAGAAGGCACGGTGCCTCCTCCTGCCCCGTTAGCAGCGACGCCCGTAGGGCACTTTGCTCCCTCCGCAGCGTCACCGAACCTTGCCGGTCAGTGTCCGCATACACCGGGCGCTTCGCAGAACCATCACTCTGTACGTCCTGGTCCGGGACCGGGACCCGGGGCCCGCTGCGCGGAAATCCCGCCTTGTCGGAACTCTCGACGCAGGCGTTGCACGCGGGCAGTTCCATCTCGTCGTCCGTGGCGAGCCTGAGTGGTTCACCGAGGAGGCGCGCAGAGTCGCCTGGGTCGGTGTAGAAGTGCGTGCACCCGTCCGGAAGGTGACGCATCCGGATCGGTTTCCCTGTCGGTTGACCAGTCGTTCTGTCCACCGGTCGCTTGACCCACTCGACTGCAGGATGGTCATGCAGAGAGCGCGTAAGCTCTTGATAAGCGTCGAGGATCCCGTTCAGGTGCCGTGTCAGTGCGGGAGACGTCGACTTGGATGTCAGCCAGGCCCCCGCCTTATGGGCCGCCTTCAACGCCCTGCTCTGGCGCTTGGGCAGGGGGTCTCCGCGCAGTACGCCAATCTGCATGCTGACGTTGTGGACCAGGCCCATGCCGATCCCCAGGCGCTGCGCAATCTCCTTTGCCGAATGGCCCTGCCGGTGGAACTTCCACACCTGTCCCAGACGCGTGTCATCGCCGTCGAGGATGCGATCGACCTCGGCCAGCAGTGACGCATCCATCTCAGGCTCCCTCGATGATGTCCAGGGCCGGGAGGTTGTCGACGATCTTCATCGTCTCGACGCTCACGGTGACGATGCGGGCGAGAAGATCGAGGATGTACCGCGGGTTGCCGACCTCGCGGGACCAGTCGTTGGGGTCGTTGACGATCCCCGATTTCTTGTCGGTCTTCACGTAGTAGCGGTCGATAATCCACTCGATCGCCGAACGACTGCCCAGCATGTAGCGGTGTGCCTCGTCCGGGATTCCTGACAGGGTGATCCGGTCGTTGTAGTGGATGACCGAACGGTTCGCCTTCTCCCCGGCGGCCTTCTGCTCCGGGGTCGGCTTGCCCCACTTCATCTTCTTGTCGCCGAGTGCGAAGAAGGCGTACTCATCGCCCGCCGGGGTCATGTCGAGTCCTTCGAGCGGGTACGGCTCGACGCTCTCGTAGCCCAGGTGCAGCTCGGAGAGCTTGCGGCCGGCCTCTGCGAATCCAGTGAAGTCTTGGACCATGGGGATGCGCGGGACCATCTTCTTCAGGTCAGCGGCGTAGGTCTCACGGTACTCGGACGAATGCAAGAGCCCGTAGACGTAGAAGAAGATGTCGTCCTTGGTGGTGGTCAGGTCAGGGTAGGCCTTGGAGAACCTGGTCAGCGCCTCGTCAGTGATGTTGTCGATGCGGCGGTAACCGGCAACCGTCTCGCCATCAGACTCGAAGGTCAGACAGTCCGTGTCGTTCGTAGCCTCGTAGAGGTAGCGAGCCGCGTAGTACACCGCGCCAATACCCGCGGCCCCGGAATCCACCGGGACGTCCGTCATCAACGCCACAAACGGAGGCGACATCGACCCAACGGCCGGAACGAAAAAACCGTACTGAGGCGGTTCGTCATCCGGGTAGGCGTCCCAGATACCTCCGGGGCGATGCAACCATCTGTGGTCACCCCAAAGGAGGGTCTTCTCAAACGGCCGGTACATAGCCACCCGAGGCTGTACTCCCGTCATGGGGATCTTCTCCCCACGCTGAAGCCGAGTCGTCAGAGCCGAAGACCACTTGATGCGCACCGGATCAGCAGTGAACGCCCCGGTCCGTGACTCCTCGTAAGCGTGGGAGCACGTGTGCATAGCGGACCGAAGAGCCTCAGCGCCCTTGTTGTAGACCCAGGCATCTCGGTTGCTCTGAGGCCCCGTGCGCCAAGCGCTCAGGACACCGCCCTCACCCAGAAGCGGCTGAAACTCTTGGAAGTCGTCGCGGCGCTGGTTGGTCCAGTCGCCATGCTCGTTGGGTGTGATGACAGTCGCTGGGAGCGCGGTGATGTCGTCGGTCTGTGCGACCTGCTCGAGTTTCTCCTCGCGAGTGAGGTAGTCGCCGACATCGGTGTAGTGAATCTTCGCCGAGCCGCTCGCCGTCGGATCCTTGACCAGGACGGTGATAGCGACGGTTGCACGACTGCCTGCGCCGAAGACCTTGCCGCCTTCCTTCCGGGACTGCTCGCCGGCGGCGCGCTGGTTGCCGCGCAGGTTGTAGACGTGGATGGCGCTGAACTCGTCGGCGAGGGTCTTGCGCATGCCGTCTGCGGTGTTGGAATCGATGAAGCCGCCGTTGGTGACGAAGGCGATGACGCCGCGGTCCTTGATCCGCAGGGTGGCCCACTTGATGGCGCGAATGTAGGAGTCGTAGAGCGAGTTCCTGTTCGTCGCGCTCGAGAGTTTGGCGTAGGTGTCGCGGATCTCGGCATCCAGCGCCGGGTAGGACTCGTTGGCGTTGTCGTCGTTGGCGGAGTCCTGGCCCGAGGAGTAGGGCGGGTTGCCGACGATGACGGTGATGTCGAGGTCCTTGAGCCGCTGCAGTCGCTCGTTGTTCTCGACGAAGAGTGAGTTGTCGATGGTGTCGTGGGGCTCCCACGACTGGAACGTGTCGGTGAGGATCAGGCCGTTGAACGGCTCCGGGCCACGACTGGGGTCGACTGCTGCGATCTGTTCGGCGTAGGTCTGCTCGATGTTGACGCACGCGATGTAGTACGCGAGCAGCAGGATCTCGTTCGCGTAGATCTCACTCGTGTACTTGCGGGCCAGGTCTTCGGGCTTGATCAGCCCGGACTGCAACAGCCGCACCAGAAAGGTGCCAGTGCCGGTGAACGGGTCGAGGACGGTCACCCCTTCGTCGCTGATCGACTGCCCGAACTCCTGACGAAGCACCGCGTCGGCGGAGCGGAGAATGAAGTCGACGATCTCAATGGGGGTGTAGACGATGCCGAGCTTGTCGACGGTCTTCTTGAACGCGACCGAGAAGAACTTGTCGTAGAGCTCGACCAGGATGCGCTGCTTCCCCTCCGCGTTGTCGACACCGGAGACGCGGCTGCGCACCGAGTCGTAGAACTTGTCCAGCGCCGCGTTCTCCGCTGCGACGGAGTCCTGCGGGAGACTGGCCAGCATCAGTTCCATGATTTTCGCGACGGGGTTGGTGGCCACGAAGTCGTAGGTGGAGCCTGTGGTCGAGAACAGCGCCTCGAAGATCGGGCGCGTCACCAGGTGCTGGGCGAGCATGTCGACGGCCTCAGCGCGGCTGATGCCGTCGTTGAGGTTGGCACGCAGGCCGGCGAGGAAGACCTCGAACTCCTTCGCCGGGGCGGATTCTTCGTCCTTGAGCGCACCATTGATGCGGACCTTGTGACGCTCGGCGATCTCAGCGACGTCCTTGGCCCAGGTCGCCCAGTAGCGGCGCTCACCCACCTTGGCGACGATCTTTGCGTACATCGCGTCGCGGAACTGATCCGTCGGGAACTCGAGCAGATCCTGGACGCTGCCGTCACCAGTCTTCGGCTTCGAGGAACCGTCACGGTCCCCCGCCCCGTCGCCGGTGACGGAGAAGATCTCGATCTTGTCGGTCGGCTTCTTCTTGTTCAGCTCGATCTTATTGACCAAGGCGTCGAACCGGTCGTCGTGGGCGCGCAGAGCCTGCAGCACCTGCCAGACCACCTTGAACCGATCGTTCTTCGCCAGAGCTTCTTCCGGCGTCGTTCCGGTGGGGACGACGACGGGCAGGATGATGTAGCCCAGTTCCTTGCCGGGGGCCTTGCGCATCACGCGGCCCACCGACTGCACCACGTCGACCTGTGAGGAGCGCGGAGTTAGGAAGAGCACGGCGTCCAGGGCGGGGACGTCGACGCCCTCGGATAGGCAGCGGGCGTTGGTCAGGATGCGACAGGTGCCGTCCGGGGTGGCCTCCTTGAGCCACGCCAGGTGGGTGTTGCGTTCACCGATGCCCATCGTGCCGTCCACGTGCCGCGACTGGACCTGCAGACGCGGGCGCCCCTCGGGGAGGTCAATGATGGCGCGGTCCACCAGCGCCGGGAACGCGGCCGTGGCGGCCTTGGACGCCTTGATGTTCTGGGCGAACGCCACGGCGGTCCGCATCGGTGTCCGCGCCGATGCCGACGGCTCGGGCTCGCCGGTCGCCCACTCAGGTGCCTGCTTGCCGAAGTTCTTCGCTAGACCGTTCCAGCAGCCGATCAGCCGCGCAGCGTCGTCGAGGGCGATCTCACCGCCGACGCTCATGGCCTGCTGGAAGTTGTCGGCCACGTACTGCTCGTCCACGGCGAGCACGAGGACCTTGTAGTCGGTGAGCAGGTCTGCCTCGACGGCATCACCGAAGCCCAGGCGGTGCAACTCGGGGCCGTAGGTGGACTCGTCGCCCATGTCGGCCAGGACCACGTCGTTGTCGGCGGCCTTGGACTTCACGTCGTCACCGAAGACGCGCGGGGTCGCGGTCATGTAAAGACGCTTGGCTGCCTTCACGATCGAGTTGTCGTGGACCTTCACGAACGCCGACTCATCCTCGCCCGCGATCGTAGCGCCGGTGGTGCGGTGCGCTTCGTCGCAGATGATGAGGTCGAACTCGCCCAGCCCGCGTTCCTGGGCCTTCGAGATCACGTCGATCGACTGGTACGTGGAGAAGACGACCGTCATGCGGGGCTTGGCGTGCACACCCACAGCTATCCGGTCGACGAGTTTCTGCGGGTCGGTGGTGGCAGGCTCGGTGAGGTCGATGGTGGAGATCTCGGACTCGTCCTCGATCGTCTTGCGCCCCACGCGCACGTCGGAGCAGACCGCGAACGGGCGGATGTCGACCTCGGTGTTGGCCATCCACTCACGCAACGACTGGCTCAGCAGCTGGATCGACGGCACCAGGAAGAGGACACTCCTGCCCTCGCCGGCGAGCTCTTCGGCGATCTTCAGCGACGTGAACGTCTTGCCGGTGCCGCACGCCATGATCAGCTTGCCGCGGTCGTGGGTCTGCAGACCCTTGAAGACGTCCTCCAGGGCATTGCGCTGGTGTGGCCTCAAGGTCTTCGGACCGGTGGGAACAACGACCTCGGGGGTGTCCCAGGTGAACTGGTCCCAGTCGATCGGAGCGTCGTCGAGGTACGCCAGGTCGATGCGCTGCACCGCGCCTTGGACCTGCTTCTCGACGTTGCTCGTCCACCCCGCGGAGGTGTCGAAGACGTAGCGAGTCGAGAAGTTCCAGTCCGGACGCAGCGTGGCTGCCATGAAGGAGTCGATGTGAGCCTTCGACACCTTCTTGCCCGCGTCGTAGAACTTGCACTGGATCGCCGCGTACGAGTCGGAGTCACGCAGCTTCGCCACCAGGTCCACGCCGACGTCACCGACGTTGCCGCGACCGTCCCACTCCGTCCACGACCAGACGTCCTCGAAGCGAGCCGTCCACTCCGGGTCGTTCTTCAGGTACGCCTTGACCAGCCGCTCGAACTTGTCGCCCTTGTCCCGCTCATCCAGAGAGAGCGAACGGAGATCGGCCAGGACTTCATGAATGGTGACGCTCACGACCGAAGTCTGCCGCAGGCCTGCGGCGGCCCGTCACCTTTCCCCTGTTCGGACACCAGGATGTCGGGCTAGTCACCACGCCTTCCCCCACCAGTCCCCCAAGAGGTCGATCTCGAAGTCGACTGGAAACCTTCAGAAAGGACAAAACCCCAGGATGACCTGGGGTTGGTGGTTGAGCCTAGGGGACGGGAACCCCTAAAGACCTGCTTGCAAAGGACCCGGGCTGTGTCGGGCTGCGTTCGGCTCCGACCCGTGACAGAAGCAGCCAGAACTGGGCACTCACTGTTCCTCGTATGTTCCTCATCCGCTGATGCGGAAGCGAAACGGGCCTCTGACCTGCAGAAACGGGGTGGGCGATACTGGGTTCGAACCAGTGACCTCTTCGGTGTGAACGAAGCGCGCTACCACTGCGCCAATCGCCCCTTGTGCTTCGGTCGGAAACACTAACGCATACCTGCCGCGAGCTCACATCCCGGGGGTCCACCACAGGTCCCGAGCCGCCAGCGACCAGTGCTGGCGCACCTCGCGCAGCACCGGACCCGCCGTCGGAAGGTCCCGACCGTCCCAGGCGCTGACCGGCTGCACCCCGCGGGTGGTGGATGTCAGGAAGACCTCCTCGGCGCGCGCCGCAGCCTCCTCCAGAGGCACGTCGACCTCGCGTGCGCCGCAGGCCTCGACCACCAGGGCACGTGTCACGCCGGGCAGGCAGCCACTGCCCAACGTCGGGGTCACCAGCTCGCCGTTCAGGACGAGGAAGACGTTGGCCGCAGTCGCCTCACAGAGATCGCCGTCGGCGTTGGCCAACATCCCCTCCCCCGCACCCGCCGCCCGCGCCGCGGCCAGTGCCACGACGTTGTCGGCGTACGCGGTGGTCTTGTGCCCGGCGAGCACGCCGCGGTGGTCCACGACATACGGCAGCGTCACCACCTCAACGGCGTCCGCGGCGGGCGGGACCGGGTCGAGCTCAACCAGCAGCTCGCCACCTTCGGGCCCGGCCACCCAGACGATCCGGAGCCGGCCGCGCGCCACGGGGTGCGTGCGCACGGCGTCGGCCACCGCCCGGCGTACGTCGTCGCGCGGGAGACGCGGCAGGCCGAGAGCGGTGACGCTGGCCAGCAGCCGGTCGAGGTGTCGATCCAGGGCGAATACCCGACCGCGCTCCACCAGCACCGAGGTGAAGACCCCCTCGCCCACAGCGAGGCCTCGCGACGTGTCCACGGGCGCCACTCTAGGCCTCTGACCTCGACAAACACTCGGACGCAGGGGGCCCGGCGACACCCCGCGGACCCCCCGGTTTTGCGCCCCGGACCCCAGGGGGCTAATGTTCTGTCCGCACCGAGAGCCCCGGCTCAAGGCAGCAAGCGGACGTAGCTCAGTTGGTAGAGCGCAACCTTGCCAAGGTTGAGGTCGCGAGTTCGAGCCTCGTCGTCCGCTCGGAAGGGTCTTTCCACCGGGTCCTCCCATGGGAGGACCACCGCGGTGGGTTGGCCGAGAGGCGAGGCAACGGACTGCAAATCCGTCTACACGGGTTCAAATCCCGTACCCACCTCGATTTACCACAACTGAATAACATGGGCGATTGGCGCAGCGGTAGCGCGCTTCCTTGACACGGAAGAGGTCACTGGTTCAAACCCAGTATCGCCCACAACGAAATGTGGCCCCTGATCTGCGGAAACGCTGATCAGGGGCCGTTCTTTTGGCCAAGCGTGTCGGATACGTGTCGGATCTGACGGCCAGGAATGAGCGGTGGCGTCACGTTGTGGCCCCGACCCCGGAGGCCGGCCGCGTCTGGGAGCGGCGCGGTCAGGTGCTCATGAGTCAGGGCTCATCTAGACTGAGGGGCATGACTTCGCCGGGCGATCTCTTCGAAGCAGCGCTGACGTTGCCTGAGAGCGAGCGCGCCGAGCTGGCCCACCGCTTGATCGTCAGCCTTGACGAGCCGTCCGACGATCCGGCGGTGGTCGCCGAGGAGTGGACCGGCGAGGTTGGGCGCCGCCTGGCCGGTATCGAAGCCGGCACCACGACCGGCATCCCCTGGGCCGAGGTACGCGAGCAGCTCAGGTCGTGAGGCTCCAGGTTGTCTTCGAGCCGGAGGCCAGGGACGAGCTGCGTGCGGCGCGAGACTGGTACGAAGACGCGCAACCGGGCCTCGGGGAAGATCTGATTGTCGAGGTCGAGACAACGATCGAGCGCATCGTGCGTTGGCCCGAGCTCGCGCCCCGCCTACTCGTTCCCGAGCGGTCGCGGCCGGTTCGGCGGGCTCCATTGCGGCGCTTCCCGTTCGGGCTGGTCTATGTCGTCATTGAGGACACGCTGTGGGTGATCGCCGTTGCTCACAGTCGCCGCCGTCCCTACTACTGGCGCGACCGCCTGAGCCCCTGAACCAGGCCGTCCATGTACGACCTCGGGAGCGGGGGCGCAGGGCACCAGGGACGGGGCCCGCATCATCGCGGGACGCCGGTCCGGCTTCGCCGCCGTCGGCGGCGGTCGGCGGTCCCCCGAGGGGTGGACGCGCGGTGCGACGTCCCACCCGGCCGCTTCCCTAGTGCCCCCCTCGCGGTTGAACCTGGCGATGT from Nocardioides sp. dk884 harbors:
- the mobF gene encoding MobF family relaxase; the protein is MSGGVHGGVKFYRGAAAAARCYVEADRSRVDDYYLTEGTGLATHYVATPTAGAQVAGVLDGDSYERWVAGYDVKTGAAKGRLRSDEHGLRFVEVVVNGPKTWSLAAAIHPAIADAYDAAQERAAAEIIGWVADHATTRVGPRGRQVQVPVERIEAVVVRHQTSRAGDPHRHLHLQINARVFARGAWRGLHSVGVVDSIEAINGIGHAAVACDPEFRRSLAAHGYTLDASSGEITELAPYAGRFSARAAQINRNVDKYEAAWRAAHPDQEPGPSQRQAWDRRAWAEARPDKVVPASGADLAQRWIDELRGLGFDPPTPPTDPSASIPVATPIARINRDAVAELALVRLGARRSSWNAADLRGECERIVADVGVIVDGVVRRELGEDLTARAIAASSPLLRRDDVPDHVRALTSPEVLAVESDIVARLVARAEHHGTPAQIGSVVARRQLDQGQRDVVGALLGTGRLVVVEGAAGTGKTTTLAAASDGLDSDGHRLVVVTPTLRAAQVAGEQVGCDAFSAAWLVHQHGFRWDDDGRWHRVDADDHPSPKALARLLPGDLLLVDEAGMLDQDVMRALLTVADDSGARVALVGDRHQLPAVGRGGAFDVAIRWAPDEARVELDTVHRFVDDTYADLTLQMRTGECSGGVFDTLVDRGEIVIHPTEVERLAAVTQAAAGDLRAAPLLIADTREQVGLLNAAIRDLRLADKGAVESSEAATLTTSAGEQLSEGDRVATRRNDRDLGVANRDTWTVAAVGDDGSLLVRGRSGERRLPAEYARRHVELAFATTVHAAQGDTVDHAHLLIGETTGAASAYVGMTRGRHRNTAHLVADSVADARAQWINVFNRDRADLGPAHAATRAADDIDRFGPQITQAAVQAAALRHHAEPDDRPPRRRKPAHHPPHHPERTERGPGIGF
- a CDS encoding DEAD/DEAH box helicase; this translates as MSVTIHEVLADLRSLSLDERDKGDKFERLVKAYLKNDPEWTARFEDVWSWTEWDGRGNVGDVGVDLVAKLRDSDSYAAIQCKFYDAGKKVSKAHIDSFMAATLRPDWNFSTRYVFDTSAGWTSNVEKQVQGAVQRIDLAYLDDAPIDWDQFTWDTPEVVVPTGPKTLRPHQRNALEDVFKGLQTHDRGKLIMACGTGKTFTSLKIAEELAGEGRSVLFLVPSIQLLSQSLREWMANTEVDIRPFAVCSDVRVGRKTIEDESEISTIDLTEPATTDPQKLVDRIAVGVHAKPRMTVVFSTYQSIDVISKAQERGLGEFDLIICDEAHRTTGATIAGEDESAFVKVHDNSIVKAAKRLYMTATPRVFGDDVKSKAADNDVVLADMGDESTYGPELHRLGFGDAVEADLLTDYKVLVLAVDEQYVADNFQQAMSVGGEIALDDAARLIGCWNGLAKNFGKQAPEWATGEPEPSASARTPMRTAVAFAQNIKASKAATAAFPALVDRAIIDLPEGRPRLQVQSRHVDGTMGIGERNTHLAWLKEATPDGTCRILTNARCLSEGVDVPALDAVLFLTPRSSQVDVVQSVGRVMRKAPGKELGYIILPVVVPTGTTPEEALAKNDRFKVVWQVLQALRAHDDRFDALVNKIELNKKKPTDKIEIFSVTGDGAGDRDGSSKPKTGDGSVQDLLEFPTDQFRDAMYAKIVAKVGERRYWATWAKDVAEIAERHKVRINGALKDEESAPAKEFEVFLAGLRANLNDGISRAEAVDMLAQHLVTRPIFEALFSTTGSTYDFVATNPVAKIMELMLASLPQDSVAAENAALDKFYDSVRSRVSGVDNAEGKQRILVELYDKFFSVAFKKTVDKLGIVYTPIEIVDFILRSADAVLRQEFGQSISDEGVTVLDPFTGTGTFLVRLLQSGLIKPEDLARKYTSEIYANEILLLAYYIACVNIEQTYAEQIAAVDPSRGPEPFNGLILTDTFQSWEPHDTIDNSLFVENNERLQRLKDLDITVIVGNPPYSSGQDSANDDNANESYPALDAEIRDTYAKLSSATNRNSLYDSYIRAIKWATLRIKDRGVIAFVTNGGFIDSNTADGMRKTLADEFSAIHVYNLRGNQRAAGEQSRKEGGKVFGAGSRATVAITVLVKDPTASGSAKIHYTDVGDYLTREEKLEQVAQTDDITALPATVITPNEHGDWTNQRRDDFQEFQPLLGEGGVLSAWRTGPQSNRDAWVYNKGAEALRSAMHTCSHAYEESRTGAFTADPVRIKWSSALTTRLQRGEKIPMTGVQPRVAMYRPFEKTLLWGDHRWLHRPGGIWDAYPDDEPPQYGFFVPAVGSMSPPFVALMTDVPVDSGAAGIGAVYYAARYLYEATNDTDCLTFESDGETVAGYRRIDNITDEALTRFSKAYPDLTTTKDDIFFYVYGLLHSSEYRETYAADLKKMVPRIPMVQDFTGFAEAGRKLSELHLGYESVEPYPLEGLDMTPAGDEYAFFALGDKKMKWGKPTPEQKAAGEKANRSVIHYNDRITLSGIPDEAHRYMLGSRSAIEWIIDRYYVKTDKKSGIVNDPNDWSREVGNPRYILDLLARIVTVSVETMKIVDNLPALDIIEGA
- a CDS encoding aminotransferase class IV — its product is MDTSRGLAVGEGVFTSVLVERGRVFALDRHLDRLLASVTALGLPRLPRDDVRRAVADAVRTHPVARGRLRIVWVAGPEGGELLVELDPVPPAADAVEVVTLPYVVDHRGVLAGHKTTAYADNVVALAAARAAGAGEGMLANADGDLCEATAANVFLVLNGELVTPTLGSGCLPGVTRALVVEACGAREVDVPLEEAAARAEEVFLTSTTRGVQPVSAWDGRDLPTAGPVLREVRQHWSLAARDLWWTPGM
- a CDS encoding addiction module protein, which codes for MTSPGDLFEAALTLPESERAELAHRLIVSLDEPSDDPAVVAEEWTGEVGRRLAGIEAGTTTGIPWAEVREQLRS
- a CDS encoding type II toxin-antitoxin system RelE/ParE family toxin; this translates as MRLQVVFEPEARDELRAARDWYEDAQPGLGEDLIVEVETTIERIVRWPELAPRLLVPERSRPVRRAPLRRFPFGLVYVVIEDTLWVIAVAHSRRRPYYWRDRLSP